Proteins encoded by one window of Sphaerodactylus townsendi isolate TG3544 linkage group LG04, MPM_Stown_v2.3, whole genome shotgun sequence:
- the LOC125431295 gene encoding uncharacterized protein LOC125431295: MSAPRRGVYWQAEEVTILLRTIRDCGHAWLLMASTGLPNRRAFRAVARALQVAGFHRTEVQACTKWKALKRDFFAAMERSGGHPRRSDWPPHFAAMRQLWRLAGEPRWVDRRPEGAAARRRALAPPREPLDEAAEGPGGDSSDASSVAPAERAGGPAQPLHSSSTSSMEAAAGHPPAHGMPTQDAGSSGLATVPQLPSHPQCHCNRMWARMERRLFTMERRLSALERRHGAEGHPQQTTMEPPLILSSGTASATQHPGTSSASSSSPRLMLDLEAASTLAASPPSSAPGALPEAPEWGGPAPHLAGLPSSSEDTP; the protein is encoded by the exons ATGAGTGCACCCAGGCGTGGGGTCTACTGGCAGGCGGAGGAGGTCACCATCCTCCTCCGCACAATCAGGGACTGCGGCCACGCCTGGCTCCTCATGGCCAGCACGGGACTGCCCAATCGACGGGCGTTCCGCGCGGTGGCGAGGGCACTCCAGGTTGCAGGCTTCCACCGCACAGAGGTGCAGGCCTGCACCAAGTGGAAGGCCCTCAAGAGGGATTTCTTCGCTGCCATGGAGAGAAGTGGAGGGCACCCTCGCCGCTCTGACTGGCCCCCACATTTTGCCGCCATGCGCCAGCTGTGGCGGCTGGCTGGGGAGCCCCGTTGGGTGGACCGTCGGCCTGAAG GCGCGGCTGCTCGTCGCCGCGCCCTCGCGCCGCCAAGGGAGCCCCTGGACGAGGCGGCTGAGGGTCCTGGAGGGGACTCGTCCGATGCAAGCTCCGTCGCGCCGGCAGAGCGGGCAGGTGGGCCTGCGCAGCCACTGCACAGCTCCTCCACTTCCTCCATGGAGGCTGCAGCAGGGCACCCTCCAGCCCATGGCATGCCCACCCAGGATGCTG GATCATCTGGACTGGCAACTGTGCCACAGCTGCCATCTCATCCACAGTGCCACTGCAACCGAATGT GGGCTCGCATGGAGCGGCGGCTGTTCACCATGGAGCGGCGATTGTCTGCACTTGAGCGGCGGCACGGGGCAGAAGGACATCCCCAGCAAACTACCATGGAGCCACCACTCATCCTCAGCTCTGGCACCGCCAGTGCCACCCAGCACCCTGGCACCTCCTCAGCCAGCTCCAGTTCCCCCCGCTTGATGTTAGACCTGGAGGCAGCCAGCACCTTGGCTGCCAGTCCACCCTCATCAGCGCCAGGTGCCCTTCCAGAAGCACCTGAGTGGGGTGGCCCTGCCCCACACCTTGCAGGTCTGCCCTCCAGCTCAGAGGACACACCCTGA
- the LOC125431296 gene encoding protein ALP1-like: MDLGEVVRQEVLHDEQEQGTSTTDTFMAHRGRLMQPLAGRLRHRPVEGLLTQSGTTARHRPRRRALLRWFAITSVPNTPRHWIGPQSHTWWDVLVMTVWTDEDWVRHFRMAKATAIYLADALRPHLERQDTNMRPAIPMLKRVAMALFYLASANSYREVGQQFGVGLATVADSVLEFAMAVEVHLYPRLVRCQRPMDQVMAGFAALGFPHCIGAVDGCHIRICHPGGAPGQLINRKNFSSKLLLATCDDTGLFINAETGYSGRNNDAFVFRETHFCQAMDMGIYLPESPMLTINGVSIPPVVLGDGAFPTRKWLLTPYRVPSNAQQRNFNSLLSHARNVVERAFGRLKARWRCILNCLWVRPENATSIVAACVVLHNLCESRGHRAPDLPPPNEQVAQFLAEEEAHQQEEAADPPRGQPYNPQDDTHRREGQAVREALAGYLFRAGPRRRRGRVTVGP, translated from the exons ATGGATCTGGGAGAGGTGGTGCGGCAGGAAGTACTGCACGACGAGCAGGAGCAGGGCACCTCAACCACAGACACCTTCATGGCACACAGAGGCCGGCTGATGCAACCTCTGGCGGGGAGGCTGCGCCACCGTCCTGTTGAAGGGCTACTGACTCAATCTGGCACCACAGCGCGCCACCGGCCCCGTAGGCGCGCACTGTTGCGCTGGTTTGCTATCACAAGTGTTCCCAACACCCCCCGCCATTGGATAGGTCCCCAGAGCCACACCTGGTGGGATGTGCTTGTAATGACAGTCTGGACAGATGAGGACTGGGTGCGACACTTCAGGATGGCCAAGGCAACAGCCATTTACCTCGCAGATGCCCTGCGTCCACACTTGGAACGACAAGACACCAATATGCGTCCTGCCATTCCCATGCTAAAGCGCGTGGCCATGGCCTTGTTTTACCTAGCAAGTGCCAACAGCTATCGTGAAGTGGGCCAGCAGTTTGGAGTTGGACTGGCCACTGTGGCGGACAGTGTCCTGGAGTTTGCCATGGCTGTGGAAGTGCACCTATACCCAAGACTGGTGCGATGTCAGAGGCCGATGGACCAG GTGATGGCTGGTTTTGCTGCCCTTGGCTTTCCACACTGCATCGGGGCCGTGGATGGCTGTCACATCCGGATCTGTCACCCAGGTGGAGCACCGGGTCAGCTCATTAATCGGAAAAACTTTTCCTCCAAGCTCCTGCTGGCAACCTGCGACGACACGGGACTGTTTATCAATGCTGAAACTGGCTACTCTGGACGCAACAATGATGCATTTGTGTTTCGTGAAACGCACTTCTGTCAAGCCATGGACATGGGCATCTActtgcctgaaagccccatgctgACAATCAACGGCGTGTCCATACCCCCTGTGGTATTGGGGGATGGTGCTTTCCCCACGCGCAAGTGGCTGCTCACACCTTACCGGGTTCCTTCCAACGCGCAACAGCGAAACTTCAACTCACTTCTGTCCCACGCAAGAAACGTGGTGGAGCGTGCGTTTGGCCGCCTGAAGGCACGGTGGAGATGCATTCTCAACTGTCTGTGGGTCAGACCCGAGAATGCCACCTCAATTGTGGCGGCGTGCGTGGTGCTGCACAACCTGTGTGAGAGCCGTGGCCACAGAGCtccagatctccccccccccaatgagcaGGTTGCTCAATTCCTAGCCGAAGAAGAAGCACACCAGCAGGAAGAAGCCGCAGATCCTCCACGTGGGCAGCCATACAACCCCCAGGATGATACGCACAGGCGAGAGGGGCAGGCCGTCAGAGAGGCCCTAGCTGGGTATCTATTCAGAGCTGGCCCACGGCGCCGTAGGGGGAGGGTGACGGTTGGGCCATGA